One window of Triticum dicoccoides isolate Atlit2015 ecotype Zavitan chromosome 5A, WEW_v2.0, whole genome shotgun sequence genomic DNA carries:
- the LOC119302184 gene encoding beta-ureidopropionase-like encodes MESSNGKPPRGEEEGKAAGSIGGHESLHRLLESNLPPELFKEASRLLLGLNCAHPLEAISLPGATTDLAGAHNFDVQAFRFNADKEHMRQPWIVRVGLIQNSIAVPTTCHFADQKKSIMEKVKPIIDAAGASGVNILCLQEAWTMPFAFCTREKRWCEFAEPVDGESTQFLQELAQKYNMVIVSPILERDINHGETIWNTVVVIGNNGNIIGIHRKNHIPRVGDFNESTYYMEGNTGHPVFETAYGKIAVNICYGRHHPLNWLAFGLNGAEIVFNPSATVGELSEPMWPIEARNAAIANSYFVGSINRVGTEVFPNPFTSGDGKPQHADFGHFYGSSHFSAPDASCTPSLSRYRDGLMISDMDLNLCRQIKDKWAFRMTARYDMYADLLSEYLKPDFKPQIIADPLINKRA; translated from the exons ATGGAGAGCTCCAACGGCAAGCCGCCGcggggagaggaagaggggaaggcggCGGGGTCGATCGGAGGCCACGAGTCGCTGCACAGGCTCCTCGAGTCCAATCTCCCTCCCGAGCTCTTCAAG GAGGCAAGCCGGTTGCTTTTGGGGTTGAATTGTGCACACCCTCTTGAGGCTATTTCCCTGCCTGGGGCCACCACTGATCTTGCTGGAGCGCATAATTTCGATGTGCAG GCATTCCGTTTTAACGCTGACAAAGAGCATATGAGACAGCCGTGGATTGTTCGAGTTGGCTTAATTCAGAACTCAATTGCTGTTCCAACGACTTGTCATTTTGCTGATCAAAAGAAGTCTATCATGGAGAAAGTAAAACCCATCATAGACGCAGCTGGTGCTTCTGGTGTCAATATTTTGTGCTTACAG GAAGCCTGGACAATGCCATTTGCCTTCTGCACGCGTGAAAAACGATGGTGTGAGTTTGCTGAGCCTGTTGATGGAGAATCTACTCAGTTTCTTCAAGAGCTTGCACAGAAATATAACATGGTAATTGTTAGCCCTATCCTTGAAAGGGATATAAACCATGGAGAGACTATATGGAATACTGTTGTTGTAATTGGAAATAATGGCAACATAATTGGCATTCATCGAAAG AATCACATCCCAAGAGTTGGCGACTTCAATGAGAGCACGTACTATATGGAAGGTAACACTGGGCATCCGGTGTTTGAAACAGCTTATGGCAAAATTGCTGTAAACATCTGCTACGGCAGGCATCATCCTCTGAATTGGCTTGCATTTGGCCTCAATGGAGCTGAAATAGTTTTCAACCCATCTGCAACTGTCGGTGAACTTAGTGAACCAATGTGGCCTATTGAG GCAAGGAATGCTGCAATTGCAAATAGCTACTTTGTCGGATCAATTAACCGGGTAGGCACAGAGGTATTCCCGAACCCATTCACTTCTGGTGATGGGAAACCTCAGCATGCCGACTTTGGTCATTTCTATGGATCCAGCCATTTCTCAGCGCCTGATGCTTCCTGCACCCCATCGCTATCGCGCTACCGAGATGGCTTGATGATATCTGACATGGACCTGAACTTATGCCGCCAGATCAAAGACAAGTGGGCCTTCCGCATGACTGCTCGGTATGACATGTATGCTGACTTGCTTTCAGAGTACTTGAAGCCAGATTTTAAGCCTCAGATCATCGCGGATCCCTTGATAAATAAGAGGGCTTAA